A section of the Carya illinoinensis cultivar Pawnee chromosome 12, C.illinoinensisPawnee_v1, whole genome shotgun sequence genome encodes:
- the LOC122290068 gene encoding protein STICHEL-like 2 isoform X3 — protein MDGRRHSVDLPISRTLVALRRVRSLRDPSTNSMSKFSALVDTGNWEIDSSKGISLQFKNDRQEGGSDGDALRSKNLGFYGLREDCVDDFELNCGMGKSKLNSGKNTGWVGKTGLPSKTKQVDGSDYCASNYKPLSERYFDDHEDTELDLACTPSSNRFEDLDKYTEPTVESSRAEQADHIISTQKFPYKNQVKSFGVVGDGVSCEASPHASVSDAISGHSAPLLENEEVDDVDDSHYGLGHGISCCWLRTPKFRESYLSYDAEEHPLVSGDVDSPAFYKKRILKHINNEITPYSEAPRCLSEKFRPKSFSELVGQNVVARSLLGAISKGKITSFYLFHGPRGTGKTSASRIFAAALNCLSMEEHKPCGLCRECVLFFSGRSMDVKEVDSVRINRITRVRSLFKSAANPPVSSRFKVFIIDECQLLRGETWAAVLNSLDSLSQHVIFVMITPDLDSVPRSALSRSQRYHFPKIKDLDIANRLEKICTQEGLDFDQAALNFIASKSNGSLRDAEMILDQLSLLGKKITMALAYELIGIVSDDDLLDLLDLALSSDTSNMVIRARELMRSRIDPMQLIIQLANLIMDILAGKCQEGSSEVRRKFSTNHNSEVDIQKLRHGLKILSETEKQFRLSKNQTTWLTVALLRLSSTESSSLDSNDSNLCLKRAQDQVCSCLDADGDFCTLSATGDGSKHLVTSSSDDYKPHKLGIQDDCKGELESIWKRTTDLCQSESLKNFLKKQGNLSSLCVNQGLAVAELEFQHPDHASKAEKSWKQIASSLQSILGCNVEIRINLAHCVPDPKCLKVTKPSFRLFCCSRRMQWKPHSFIDHGSDSGHSEYTSKKAIINDRPNLTSTSNGGCQMPHCSDHRAEAGRTLRNSEGNVLSIGMASSLRSLENDMPKMHMLGVEPLTEEGGGQDLSIHKPEDGSSCFSRILRLQKNLHSSDSSRMIPPGIEKGNKCIVFPWDIVF, from the exons ATGGATGGGCGGCGGCATTCTGTGGATCTTCCTATCTCAAGGACTCTAGTAGCACTGAGGAGAGTTAGGTCACTGAGGGATCCGTCCACAAATTCTATGAGCAAATTCTCTGCTTTGGTTGACACTGGGAACTGGGAAATTGATTCGAGTAAAGGGATTTCTTTGCAATTCAAGAACGATCGCCAAGAAGGTGGCTCTGATGGTGATGCTTTGAGATCAAAGAATTTAGGTTTCTATGGACTAAGAGAGGATTGTGTTGATGATTTTGAGCTAAATTGCGGCATGGGAAAAAGCAAGTTGAACTCAGGTAAGAACACGGGTTGGGTAGGAAAGACAGGCCTTCCTAGCAAGACCAAACAGGTTGATGGATCAGACTATTGTGCATCGAATTACAAACCACTAAGTGAAAGGTATTTTGACGATCATGAGGATACTGAATTGGATTTGGCATGCACACCCTCCAGCAATCGTTTTGAGGACCTAGATAAATATACGGAGCCAACTGTGGAATCATCACGAGCAGAACAGGCAGATCACATCATATCAACACAAAAGTTTCCATATAAAAATCAGGTGAAATCATTTGGGGTTGTGGGTGATGGAGTGAGTTGTGAAGCTAGTCCACATGCATCTGTAAGTGATGCTATTTCAGGCCATAGTGCACCACTATTGGAAAatgaagaggttgatgatgtaGATGACAGTCATTATGGCCTTGGCCATGGTATAAGCTGCTGCTGGTTAAGGACTCCTAAATTTAGAGAGTCGTATCTTTCTTATGATGCGGAAGAACATCCCTTAGTATCTGGGGATGTGGATAGCCCCGCATTTTATAAAAAGAGGATCTTGAAACATATTAATAATGAAATCACTCCATATTCAGAAGCTCCTAGGTGTTTGAGTGAGAAATTCAGGCCAAAGTCTTTCAGTGAATTGGTTGGACAAAATGTAGTTGCAAGGTCTCTGTTGGGTGCCATCTCTAAAGGCaagataacatcattttatCTCTTCCACGGTCCCCGTGGCACAGGCAAGACCTCTGCTTCAAGGATATTTGCGGCAGCACTGAATTGCCTATCGATGGAGGAGCATAAGCCATGTGGTCTATGTCGAGAATGTGTTCTGTTCTTTTCTGGAAGGAGCATGGATGTTAAGGAAGTGGATTCTGTGAGAATTAATCGGATAACTAGGGTTAGATCCCTTTTTAAGAGTGCAGCCAATCCTCCGGTTTCCTCGCGGTTCAAGGTTTTCATTATTGATGAATGCCAGTTGTTAAGGGGGGAAACATGGGCGGCTGTTCTGAACAGCCTAGATAGCCTTTCTCAACATGTCATTTTTGTGATGATCACTCCTGACCTGGACAGTGTGCCTCGAAGTGCATTGTCACGGTCGCAAAGATATCACTTTCCAAAGATAAAAGATCTTGATATTGCAAACAGGTTGGAGAAAATTTGCACCCAAGAGGGTCTCGACTTTGATCAGGCTGCTTTGAACTTTATTGCCTCTAAATCCAATGGTTCACTTAGGGATGCAGAGATGATTCTTGATCAGCTAAGTTTGCTTGGTAAAAAGATCACTATGGCCCTGgcctatgagctt ATCGGGATTGTTTCTGATGATGACTTGCTTGATTTGCTGGATTTGGCTTTATCATCTGACACTTCAAATATGGTAATAAGGGCTAGGGAACTAATGAGATCAAGGATTGATCCTATGCAACTTATAATTCAGCTGGCGAATCTGATTATGGACATTCTTGCGGGTAAATGTCAGGAAGGTAGCTCTGAAGTCAGAAGAAAGTTCTCCACTAATCATAACT CTGAAGTGGACATACAGAAACTGCGTCATGGATTGAAAATACTTTCAGAAACGGAGAAGCAATTTAGGTTGTCTAAGAATCAAACAACGTGGCTTACTGTAGCTCTTCTTCGTTTAAGCTCTACGGAGTCTTCTTCCCTAGATTCAAATGACTCAAACTTGTGTTTGAAACGTGCACAAGACCAAG TGTGTTCATGTTTGGATGCAGATGGTGATTTTTGCACTTTGTCTGCCACTGGGGACGGGTCAAAACATCTTGTAACTTCTTCTTCTGACGACTATAAACCGCATAAATTGGGAATACAGGATGATTGTAAAGGAGAGTTAGAGTCCATATGGAAGAGAACTACAGACTTGTGCCAGTCCGAGTCACTCAAGAATTTCCTAAAGAAACAAGGGAACCTGTCATCTCTTTGTGTTAATCAAG GTCTTGCAGTAGCTGAATTGGAATTCCAACATCCTGATCATGCATCTAAGGCTGAAAAGTCATGGAAACAGATTGCTAGTTCACTCCAGTCTATTCTTGGTTGTAATGTAGAGATCAGGATCAACCTTGCACATTGTGTTCCTGATCCAAAGTGCCTGAAAGTGACCAAGCCATCTTTCCGTTTGTTTTGTTGTTCTCGTAGAATGCAGTGGAAGCCACACTCATTCATTGACCATGGAAGTGATTCAGGCCATTCTGAATACACGTCCAAGAAGGCTATTATAAACGATAGACCAAATTTAACTTCTACCTCAAATGGGGGTTGCCAAATGCCACATTGCTCCGATCACAGAGCTGAGGCTGGAAGGACACTGAGAAATAGTGAAGGAAATGTGTTGAGCATAGGGATGGCCTCATCACTCAGATCATTGGAGAATGATATGCCAAAGATGCATATGTTAGGAGTTGAACCTTTGACAGAAGAGGGTGGAGGTCAGGATTTGTCTATTCACAAACCAGAAGATGGGTCGAGCTGTTTCTCGAGAATACTAAGGCTTCAAAAAAATTTGCATTCCTCAGACTCTTCTCGGATGATCCCTCCGGGtatagaaaaaggaaacaagtgCATTGTCTTTCCGTGGGACATTGTCTTTTGA
- the LOC122290068 gene encoding protein STICHEL-like 2 isoform X2 yields MNFCFWCFFVDIDISVCNLQCAQHFILIGGFDLFWRLMDGRRHSVDLPISRTLVALRRVRSLRDPSTNSMSKFSALVDTGNWEIDSSKGISLQFKNDRQEGGSDGDALRSKNLGFYGLREDCVDDFELNCGMGKSKLNSGKNTGWVGKTGLPSKTKQVDGSDYCASNYKPLSERYFDDHEDTELDLACTPSSNRFEDLDKYTEPTVESSRAEQADHIISTQKFPYKNQVKSFGVVGDGVSCEASPHASVSDAISGHSAPLLENEEVDDVDDSHYGLGHGISCCWLRTPKFRESYLSYDAEEHPLVSGDVDSPAFYKKRILKHINNEITPYSEAPRCLSEKFRPKSFSELVGQNVVARSLLGAISKGKITSFYLFHGPRGTGKTSASRIFAAALNCLSMEEHKPCGLCRECVLFFSGRSMDVKEVDSVRINRITRVRSLFKSAANPPVSSRFKVFIIDECQLLRGETWAAVLNSLDSLSQHVIFVMITPDLDSVPRSALSRSQRYHFPKIKDLDIANRLEKICTQEGLDFDQAALNFIASKSNGSLRDAEMILDQLSLLGKKITMALAYELIGIVSDDDLLDLLDLALSSDTSNMVIRARELMRSRIDPMQLIIQLANLIMDILAGKCQEGSSEVRRKFSTNHNSEVDIQKLRHGLKILSETEKQFRLSKNQTTWLTVALLRLSSTESSSLDSNDSNLCLKRAQDQDGDFCTLSATGDGSKHLVTSSSDDYKPHKLGIQDDCKGELESIWKRTTDLCQSESLKNFLKKQGNLSSLCVNQGLAVAELEFQHPDHASKAEKSWKQIASSLQSILGCNVEIRINLAHCVPDPKCLKVTKPSFRLFCCSRRMQWKPHSFIDHGSDSGHSEYTSKKAIINDRPNLTSTSNGGCQMPHCSDHRAEAGRTLRNSEGNVLSIGMASSLRSLENDMPKMHMLGVEPLTEEGGGQDLSIHKPEDGSSCFSRILRLQKNLHSSDSSRMIPPGIEKGNKCIVFPWDIVF; encoded by the exons ATGAATTTTTGTTTCTGGTGCttttttgtagatattgacATTTCAGTTTGCAATTTGCAGTGTGCACAACACTTCATTTTGATTGGaggatttgatttgttttggagactGATGGATGGGCGGCGGCATTCTGTGGATCTTCCTATCTCAAGGACTCTAGTAGCACTGAGGAGAGTTAGGTCACTGAGGGATCCGTCCACAAATTCTATGAGCAAATTCTCTGCTTTGGTTGACACTGGGAACTGGGAAATTGATTCGAGTAAAGGGATTTCTTTGCAATTCAAGAACGATCGCCAAGAAGGTGGCTCTGATGGTGATGCTTTGAGATCAAAGAATTTAGGTTTCTATGGACTAAGAGAGGATTGTGTTGATGATTTTGAGCTAAATTGCGGCATGGGAAAAAGCAAGTTGAACTCAGGTAAGAACACGGGTTGGGTAGGAAAGACAGGCCTTCCTAGCAAGACCAAACAGGTTGATGGATCAGACTATTGTGCATCGAATTACAAACCACTAAGTGAAAGGTATTTTGACGATCATGAGGATACTGAATTGGATTTGGCATGCACACCCTCCAGCAATCGTTTTGAGGACCTAGATAAATATACGGAGCCAACTGTGGAATCATCACGAGCAGAACAGGCAGATCACATCATATCAACACAAAAGTTTCCATATAAAAATCAGGTGAAATCATTTGGGGTTGTGGGTGATGGAGTGAGTTGTGAAGCTAGTCCACATGCATCTGTAAGTGATGCTATTTCAGGCCATAGTGCACCACTATTGGAAAatgaagaggttgatgatgtaGATGACAGTCATTATGGCCTTGGCCATGGTATAAGCTGCTGCTGGTTAAGGACTCCTAAATTTAGAGAGTCGTATCTTTCTTATGATGCGGAAGAACATCCCTTAGTATCTGGGGATGTGGATAGCCCCGCATTTTATAAAAAGAGGATCTTGAAACATATTAATAATGAAATCACTCCATATTCAGAAGCTCCTAGGTGTTTGAGTGAGAAATTCAGGCCAAAGTCTTTCAGTGAATTGGTTGGACAAAATGTAGTTGCAAGGTCTCTGTTGGGTGCCATCTCTAAAGGCaagataacatcattttatCTCTTCCACGGTCCCCGTGGCACAGGCAAGACCTCTGCTTCAAGGATATTTGCGGCAGCACTGAATTGCCTATCGATGGAGGAGCATAAGCCATGTGGTCTATGTCGAGAATGTGTTCTGTTCTTTTCTGGAAGGAGCATGGATGTTAAGGAAGTGGATTCTGTGAGAATTAATCGGATAACTAGGGTTAGATCCCTTTTTAAGAGTGCAGCCAATCCTCCGGTTTCCTCGCGGTTCAAGGTTTTCATTATTGATGAATGCCAGTTGTTAAGGGGGGAAACATGGGCGGCTGTTCTGAACAGCCTAGATAGCCTTTCTCAACATGTCATTTTTGTGATGATCACTCCTGACCTGGACAGTGTGCCTCGAAGTGCATTGTCACGGTCGCAAAGATATCACTTTCCAAAGATAAAAGATCTTGATATTGCAAACAGGTTGGAGAAAATTTGCACCCAAGAGGGTCTCGACTTTGATCAGGCTGCTTTGAACTTTATTGCCTCTAAATCCAATGGTTCACTTAGGGATGCAGAGATGATTCTTGATCAGCTAAGTTTGCTTGGTAAAAAGATCACTATGGCCCTGgcctatgagctt ATCGGGATTGTTTCTGATGATGACTTGCTTGATTTGCTGGATTTGGCTTTATCATCTGACACTTCAAATATGGTAATAAGGGCTAGGGAACTAATGAGATCAAGGATTGATCCTATGCAACTTATAATTCAGCTGGCGAATCTGATTATGGACATTCTTGCGGGTAAATGTCAGGAAGGTAGCTCTGAAGTCAGAAGAAAGTTCTCCACTAATCATAACT CTGAAGTGGACATACAGAAACTGCGTCATGGATTGAAAATACTTTCAGAAACGGAGAAGCAATTTAGGTTGTCTAAGAATCAAACAACGTGGCTTACTGTAGCTCTTCTTCGTTTAAGCTCTACGGAGTCTTCTTCCCTAGATTCAAATGACTCAAACTTGTGTTTGAAACGTGCACAAGACCAAG ATGGTGATTTTTGCACTTTGTCTGCCACTGGGGACGGGTCAAAACATCTTGTAACTTCTTCTTCTGACGACTATAAACCGCATAAATTGGGAATACAGGATGATTGTAAAGGAGAGTTAGAGTCCATATGGAAGAGAACTACAGACTTGTGCCAGTCCGAGTCACTCAAGAATTTCCTAAAGAAACAAGGGAACCTGTCATCTCTTTGTGTTAATCAAG GTCTTGCAGTAGCTGAATTGGAATTCCAACATCCTGATCATGCATCTAAGGCTGAAAAGTCATGGAAACAGATTGCTAGTTCACTCCAGTCTATTCTTGGTTGTAATGTAGAGATCAGGATCAACCTTGCACATTGTGTTCCTGATCCAAAGTGCCTGAAAGTGACCAAGCCATCTTTCCGTTTGTTTTGTTGTTCTCGTAGAATGCAGTGGAAGCCACACTCATTCATTGACCATGGAAGTGATTCAGGCCATTCTGAATACACGTCCAAGAAGGCTATTATAAACGATAGACCAAATTTAACTTCTACCTCAAATGGGGGTTGCCAAATGCCACATTGCTCCGATCACAGAGCTGAGGCTGGAAGGACACTGAGAAATAGTGAAGGAAATGTGTTGAGCATAGGGATGGCCTCATCACTCAGATCATTGGAGAATGATATGCCAAAGATGCATATGTTAGGAGTTGAACCTTTGACAGAAGAGGGTGGAGGTCAGGATTTGTCTATTCACAAACCAGAAGATGGGTCGAGCTGTTTCTCGAGAATACTAAGGCTTCAAAAAAATTTGCATTCCTCAGACTCTTCTCGGATGATCCCTCCGGGtatagaaaaaggaaacaagtgCATTGTCTTTCCGTGGGACATTGTCTTTTGA
- the LOC122290068 gene encoding protein STICHEL-like 2 isoform X1: MNFCFWCFFVDIDISVCNLQCAQHFILIGGFDLFWRLMDGRRHSVDLPISRTLVALRRVRSLRDPSTNSMSKFSALVDTGNWEIDSSKGISLQFKNDRQEGGSDGDALRSKNLGFYGLREDCVDDFELNCGMGKSKLNSGKNTGWVGKTGLPSKTKQVDGSDYCASNYKPLSERYFDDHEDTELDLACTPSSNRFEDLDKYTEPTVESSRAEQADHIISTQKFPYKNQVKSFGVVGDGVSCEASPHASVSDAISGHSAPLLENEEVDDVDDSHYGLGHGISCCWLRTPKFRESYLSYDAEEHPLVSGDVDSPAFYKKRILKHINNEITPYSEAPRCLSEKFRPKSFSELVGQNVVARSLLGAISKGKITSFYLFHGPRGTGKTSASRIFAAALNCLSMEEHKPCGLCRECVLFFSGRSMDVKEVDSVRINRITRVRSLFKSAANPPVSSRFKVFIIDECQLLRGETWAAVLNSLDSLSQHVIFVMITPDLDSVPRSALSRSQRYHFPKIKDLDIANRLEKICTQEGLDFDQAALNFIASKSNGSLRDAEMILDQLSLLGKKITMALAYELIGIVSDDDLLDLLDLALSSDTSNMVIRARELMRSRIDPMQLIIQLANLIMDILAGKCQEGSSEVRRKFSTNHNSEVDIQKLRHGLKILSETEKQFRLSKNQTTWLTVALLRLSSTESSSLDSNDSNLCLKRAQDQVCSCLDADGDFCTLSATGDGSKHLVTSSSDDYKPHKLGIQDDCKGELESIWKRTTDLCQSESLKNFLKKQGNLSSLCVNQGLAVAELEFQHPDHASKAEKSWKQIASSLQSILGCNVEIRINLAHCVPDPKCLKVTKPSFRLFCCSRRMQWKPHSFIDHGSDSGHSEYTSKKAIINDRPNLTSTSNGGCQMPHCSDHRAEAGRTLRNSEGNVLSIGMASSLRSLENDMPKMHMLGVEPLTEEGGGQDLSIHKPEDGSSCFSRILRLQKNLHSSDSSRMIPPGIEKGNKCIVFPWDIVF, encoded by the exons ATGAATTTTTGTTTCTGGTGCttttttgtagatattgacATTTCAGTTTGCAATTTGCAGTGTGCACAACACTTCATTTTGATTGGaggatttgatttgttttggagactGATGGATGGGCGGCGGCATTCTGTGGATCTTCCTATCTCAAGGACTCTAGTAGCACTGAGGAGAGTTAGGTCACTGAGGGATCCGTCCACAAATTCTATGAGCAAATTCTCTGCTTTGGTTGACACTGGGAACTGGGAAATTGATTCGAGTAAAGGGATTTCTTTGCAATTCAAGAACGATCGCCAAGAAGGTGGCTCTGATGGTGATGCTTTGAGATCAAAGAATTTAGGTTTCTATGGACTAAGAGAGGATTGTGTTGATGATTTTGAGCTAAATTGCGGCATGGGAAAAAGCAAGTTGAACTCAGGTAAGAACACGGGTTGGGTAGGAAAGACAGGCCTTCCTAGCAAGACCAAACAGGTTGATGGATCAGACTATTGTGCATCGAATTACAAACCACTAAGTGAAAGGTATTTTGACGATCATGAGGATACTGAATTGGATTTGGCATGCACACCCTCCAGCAATCGTTTTGAGGACCTAGATAAATATACGGAGCCAACTGTGGAATCATCACGAGCAGAACAGGCAGATCACATCATATCAACACAAAAGTTTCCATATAAAAATCAGGTGAAATCATTTGGGGTTGTGGGTGATGGAGTGAGTTGTGAAGCTAGTCCACATGCATCTGTAAGTGATGCTATTTCAGGCCATAGTGCACCACTATTGGAAAatgaagaggttgatgatgtaGATGACAGTCATTATGGCCTTGGCCATGGTATAAGCTGCTGCTGGTTAAGGACTCCTAAATTTAGAGAGTCGTATCTTTCTTATGATGCGGAAGAACATCCCTTAGTATCTGGGGATGTGGATAGCCCCGCATTTTATAAAAAGAGGATCTTGAAACATATTAATAATGAAATCACTCCATATTCAGAAGCTCCTAGGTGTTTGAGTGAGAAATTCAGGCCAAAGTCTTTCAGTGAATTGGTTGGACAAAATGTAGTTGCAAGGTCTCTGTTGGGTGCCATCTCTAAAGGCaagataacatcattttatCTCTTCCACGGTCCCCGTGGCACAGGCAAGACCTCTGCTTCAAGGATATTTGCGGCAGCACTGAATTGCCTATCGATGGAGGAGCATAAGCCATGTGGTCTATGTCGAGAATGTGTTCTGTTCTTTTCTGGAAGGAGCATGGATGTTAAGGAAGTGGATTCTGTGAGAATTAATCGGATAACTAGGGTTAGATCCCTTTTTAAGAGTGCAGCCAATCCTCCGGTTTCCTCGCGGTTCAAGGTTTTCATTATTGATGAATGCCAGTTGTTAAGGGGGGAAACATGGGCGGCTGTTCTGAACAGCCTAGATAGCCTTTCTCAACATGTCATTTTTGTGATGATCACTCCTGACCTGGACAGTGTGCCTCGAAGTGCATTGTCACGGTCGCAAAGATATCACTTTCCAAAGATAAAAGATCTTGATATTGCAAACAGGTTGGAGAAAATTTGCACCCAAGAGGGTCTCGACTTTGATCAGGCTGCTTTGAACTTTATTGCCTCTAAATCCAATGGTTCACTTAGGGATGCAGAGATGATTCTTGATCAGCTAAGTTTGCTTGGTAAAAAGATCACTATGGCCCTGgcctatgagctt ATCGGGATTGTTTCTGATGATGACTTGCTTGATTTGCTGGATTTGGCTTTATCATCTGACACTTCAAATATGGTAATAAGGGCTAGGGAACTAATGAGATCAAGGATTGATCCTATGCAACTTATAATTCAGCTGGCGAATCTGATTATGGACATTCTTGCGGGTAAATGTCAGGAAGGTAGCTCTGAAGTCAGAAGAAAGTTCTCCACTAATCATAACT CTGAAGTGGACATACAGAAACTGCGTCATGGATTGAAAATACTTTCAGAAACGGAGAAGCAATTTAGGTTGTCTAAGAATCAAACAACGTGGCTTACTGTAGCTCTTCTTCGTTTAAGCTCTACGGAGTCTTCTTCCCTAGATTCAAATGACTCAAACTTGTGTTTGAAACGTGCACAAGACCAAG TGTGTTCATGTTTGGATGCAGATGGTGATTTTTGCACTTTGTCTGCCACTGGGGACGGGTCAAAACATCTTGTAACTTCTTCTTCTGACGACTATAAACCGCATAAATTGGGAATACAGGATGATTGTAAAGGAGAGTTAGAGTCCATATGGAAGAGAACTACAGACTTGTGCCAGTCCGAGTCACTCAAGAATTTCCTAAAGAAACAAGGGAACCTGTCATCTCTTTGTGTTAATCAAG GTCTTGCAGTAGCTGAATTGGAATTCCAACATCCTGATCATGCATCTAAGGCTGAAAAGTCATGGAAACAGATTGCTAGTTCACTCCAGTCTATTCTTGGTTGTAATGTAGAGATCAGGATCAACCTTGCACATTGTGTTCCTGATCCAAAGTGCCTGAAAGTGACCAAGCCATCTTTCCGTTTGTTTTGTTGTTCTCGTAGAATGCAGTGGAAGCCACACTCATTCATTGACCATGGAAGTGATTCAGGCCATTCTGAATACACGTCCAAGAAGGCTATTATAAACGATAGACCAAATTTAACTTCTACCTCAAATGGGGGTTGCCAAATGCCACATTGCTCCGATCACAGAGCTGAGGCTGGAAGGACACTGAGAAATAGTGAAGGAAATGTGTTGAGCATAGGGATGGCCTCATCACTCAGATCATTGGAGAATGATATGCCAAAGATGCATATGTTAGGAGTTGAACCTTTGACAGAAGAGGGTGGAGGTCAGGATTTGTCTATTCACAAACCAGAAGATGGGTCGAGCTGTTTCTCGAGAATACTAAGGCTTCAAAAAAATTTGCATTCCTCAGACTCTTCTCGGATGATCCCTCCGGGtatagaaaaaggaaacaagtgCATTGTCTTTCCGTGGGACATTGTCTTTTGA